From one Microbacterium sp. 10M-3C3 genomic stretch:
- a CDS encoding SURF1 family cytochrome oxidase biogenesis protein, translating to MPAADPIADDIEIFPPTLREVMLRPRWIAMLVLCLVVAGVFAWLGQWQLGRAIDTSPPPPGMTEEVRPLADVAGPGEYLPEPLVGQRVETSGSWVPGDFIVVSQRYNDGAEGYWVTGQLRLADTATPTSLAVAVGWTADRARADAAASALSDAAAANPAAVVELTGRLISDEGASLPPSGADPFDITRMSPPALLSRWHDIAGLDVYRPYLTSTEPLGGLEAISSPAPAEGSNVNWLNIFYAVEWAVFAGFAFYLWYRLAKDAWEKEVESLEEQPD from the coding sequence GCTGGATCGCGATGCTGGTCCTGTGTCTCGTGGTCGCGGGCGTGTTCGCGTGGCTCGGGCAGTGGCAGCTGGGGCGCGCGATCGACACGTCGCCGCCCCCGCCCGGCATGACCGAGGAGGTGCGCCCGCTCGCCGACGTCGCCGGCCCGGGGGAGTACCTCCCCGAGCCGCTCGTCGGTCAGCGCGTCGAGACCTCGGGCTCGTGGGTGCCCGGCGACTTCATCGTCGTCTCGCAGCGCTACAACGACGGGGCTGAGGGCTACTGGGTCACCGGGCAGCTGCGCCTGGCCGACACGGCGACGCCGACCTCGCTCGCCGTCGCCGTCGGGTGGACGGCCGATCGCGCACGCGCGGACGCCGCCGCATCCGCCCTGTCCGACGCGGCCGCCGCCAACCCTGCCGCCGTCGTCGAGCTGACGGGCCGCCTCATCTCGGACGAGGGGGCGTCGCTGCCGCCGAGCGGCGCCGATCCGTTCGATATCACCCGGATGTCGCCCCCCGCGCTGCTCTCCCGCTGGCACGACATCGCCGGCCTGGACGTCTACCGTCCCTACCTGACGTCGACCGAGCCGCTCGGGGGCCTGGAGGCGATCTCGTCGCCCGCGCCGGCGGAGGGCTCCAACGTCAACTGGCTCAACATCTTCTACGCCGTCGAGTGGGCGGTGTTCGCGGGCTTCGCCTTCTACCTCTGGTACCGCCTGGCCAAGGACGCCTGGGAGAAGGAGGTCGAATCGCTCGAGGAGCAGCCCGACTAG
- a CDS encoding DUF3817 domain-containing protein, with protein sequence MPAAPKLASFPAIRGALKFYQVCSIITGTGLLLLLAEMILKYTPLHVELFAGGSGGALWFAPVLASPDCQWWSLFLPMTNSCEMTSVGDGFNISLAILVVHGWFYVVYLFSCFRIWSLMRWPFSRFLLLALGGIVPLLSFFLEVSTARGVRTYLAEREAAEAPASVPAPEGTR encoded by the coding sequence ATGCCCGCAGCCCCCAAACTCGCCTCGTTTCCGGCGATCCGCGGAGCGCTGAAGTTCTACCAGGTGTGCTCGATCATCACCGGTACCGGCCTGCTTCTGCTGCTGGCCGAGATGATCCTCAAGTACACCCCGCTGCACGTCGAGCTGTTCGCCGGCGGTTCGGGCGGTGCGCTGTGGTTCGCGCCCGTGCTCGCGAGCCCCGACTGCCAGTGGTGGTCGCTGTTCCTGCCGATGACGAACTCGTGCGAGATGACCTCGGTCGGCGACGGCTTCAACATCTCGCTCGCGATCCTGGTCGTGCACGGCTGGTTCTACGTCGTGTACCTCTTCTCGTGCTTCCGCATCTGGAGCCTCATGCGCTGGCCGTTCTCGCGCTTCCTCCTGCTCGCCCTCGGCGGCATCGTGCCGCTGCTGTCGTTCTTCCTCGAGGTGTCCACCGCCCGCGGCGTGCGCACCTACCTCGCCGAGCGCGAAGCCGCCGAGGCCCCCGCATCCGTCCCCGCCCCGGAAGGCACCCGTTGA
- the guaA gene encoding glutamine-hydrolyzing GMP synthase: MTEQTETSQRPVLVVDFGAQYAQLIARRVREAGVYSEIVPHTATAEEIAAKSPVGIILSGGPSSVYEEGAPSLDAGVFDLGVPTLGICYGFQVMAQALGGEVANTGLREYGATDATVITEGTLLQDQPVEQNVWMSHGDQVSRAPEGFEVLARTGATAVAAFANDTRRFYGVQWHPEVKHSDYGQRTIENFLHKAAGLPADWNSGNVIAEQVARIREQVGTGRVLSALSGGVDSAVSTALVHEAVGDQLVAVFVDHGLLRKGEREQVENDYVASTGVRLITVDARETFLNALAGVSDPEEKRKIIGREFIRAFEKVQADLVAEAKADGEPIRFLVQGTLYPDVVESGGGTGTANIKSHHNVGGLPEDLQFELVEPLRTLFKDEVRAIGRELGLPEAIVGRQPFPGPGLGIRIVGEVTADRLEILREADAIARAELTKAGLDAEIWQCPVVLLADVRSVGVQGDGRTYGHPIVLRPVSSEDAMTADWTRLPYDVLSKISNRITNEVREVNRVVLDVTSKPPGTIEWE, from the coding sequence TTGACCGAACAGACCGAGACGTCGCAGCGTCCCGTCCTCGTCGTCGACTTCGGCGCGCAGTACGCGCAGCTGATCGCACGACGCGTGCGCGAGGCCGGCGTGTACAGCGAGATCGTCCCCCACACCGCCACGGCGGAGGAGATCGCGGCCAAGAGCCCGGTCGGCATCATCCTCTCTGGCGGCCCGTCGTCGGTGTACGAGGAGGGGGCTCCCTCGCTCGACGCGGGCGTGTTCGACCTCGGCGTGCCCACCCTCGGCATCTGCTACGGCTTCCAGGTCATGGCGCAGGCGCTCGGCGGCGAGGTCGCCAACACCGGGCTCCGCGAGTACGGCGCAACGGATGCCACGGTCATCACCGAGGGCACCCTTCTGCAGGATCAGCCCGTCGAGCAGAACGTGTGGATGAGCCACGGCGACCAGGTCTCGCGCGCCCCCGAGGGATTCGAGGTGCTCGCGCGCACCGGCGCCACCGCCGTCGCGGCCTTCGCGAACGACACCCGCCGCTTTTACGGCGTGCAGTGGCATCCCGAGGTCAAGCACTCCGACTACGGTCAGCGCACGATCGAGAACTTCCTGCACAAGGCGGCGGGTCTGCCCGCCGACTGGAACAGCGGCAACGTCATCGCCGAGCAGGTCGCCCGCATCCGCGAGCAGGTCGGCACCGGCCGCGTGCTGTCGGCGCTGTCGGGCGGCGTGGACTCGGCGGTGTCGACGGCGCTCGTGCACGAGGCCGTCGGCGACCAGCTCGTCGCCGTCTTCGTCGACCACGGGCTCCTGCGCAAGGGCGAGCGCGAGCAGGTCGAGAACGACTACGTCGCGTCCACCGGTGTGCGTCTCATCACCGTCGACGCGCGCGAGACATTCCTGAACGCGCTCGCCGGAGTCAGCGACCCGGAGGAGAAGCGCAAGATCATCGGCCGGGAGTTCATTCGCGCGTTCGAGAAGGTGCAGGCCGACCTCGTCGCCGAGGCGAAGGCCGACGGCGAACCGATCCGCTTCCTCGTACAGGGCACGCTCTACCCCGACGTCGTCGAATCCGGCGGAGGCACCGGCACCGCCAACATCAAGAGCCATCACAACGTCGGCGGCCTTCCCGAAGACCTGCAGTTCGAGCTCGTCGAGCCGCTGCGCACCCTCTTCAAGGACGAGGTGCGCGCGATCGGCCGGGAGCTCGGGCTCCCCGAGGCGATCGTCGGCCGCCAGCCGTTTCCGGGGCCCGGCCTCGGCATTCGGATCGTGGGTGAGGTCACCGCTGACCGTCTCGAGATTCTGCGTGAGGCCGACGCCATCGCCCGCGCAGAGCTGACGAAGGCGGGCCTGGACGCCGAGATCTGGCAGTGCCCGGTCGTGCTCCTCGCCGATGTGCGCTCGGTGGGCGTGCAGGGCGACGGTCGCACATACGGGCACCCGATCGTGCTGCGCCCGGTGTCGTCGGAGGACGCCATGACCGCGGACTGGACGCGGCTGCCCTACGACGTGCTGTCGAAGATCAGCAACCGCATCACGAACGAGGTGCGCGAGGTCAACCGCGTCGTGCTCGACGTGACCTCCAAGCCTCCGGGGACCATCGAGTGGGAGTGA
- a CDS encoding glycosyltransferase, giving the protein MSPALFPDAWYLSLSSRLVPDLDGGYTVATLARAAQMADAGVDDGRGPLLLTFDPGVRADHDVHRVQFVRRGLLADPTRLRNLFDEAATADGRAAAWLRAAAHAGDADPALEYREVADGAVELPVIAGDPDWHISTAPVVVRDRPTAAPRVLDGFGALYRAWLAHVVAELRAEIDRPVVVICESRQLGELLVGWDDPGVRLVHAIHTVHLEPPHTPDAALNPLWRRWFTHAERFDAVLWPTASQASDVAARFGASDVHVVAPHGVAPAASVVPAAHRVPGRVAMVGRLAPGKRVDAAIRAFARVAAAVPGAHLDVHGEGAERPRLQALIDELGLTARVVLRGRSEAVGRELDAAAVYLQTSAFEGQGLALAEALSHGCPAVVWDIRYGPRDLLRDGGGILVPDGDEQALAAAVIRVLTDAALRTRLADEAVAAARAVDPAHAMDALAAAVRDVLARSSRRARPL; this is encoded by the coding sequence GTGAGCCCCGCGCTCTTCCCCGACGCGTGGTACCTGTCGCTGTCGAGCCGGCTCGTGCCCGACCTCGACGGCGGCTACACCGTCGCAACCCTCGCCCGCGCCGCGCAGATGGCCGATGCGGGTGTCGACGACGGACGCGGCCCGCTGCTGCTGACGTTCGACCCCGGCGTGCGCGCCGACCACGACGTCCACCGCGTCCAGTTCGTGCGTCGCGGGCTGCTCGCCGACCCGACACGGCTGCGGAACCTCTTCGACGAGGCCGCCACCGCGGACGGGCGGGCCGCGGCGTGGCTGCGCGCGGCCGCGCACGCCGGCGACGCCGACCCGGCGCTGGAGTACCGCGAGGTCGCGGACGGCGCGGTCGAGCTGCCGGTGATCGCCGGCGACCCCGACTGGCACATCTCGACCGCCCCCGTCGTCGTGCGTGATCGGCCGACCGCCGCACCGCGTGTCCTCGACGGGTTCGGCGCCTTGTACCGGGCGTGGCTCGCCCACGTCGTCGCCGAGCTTCGCGCGGAGATCGATCGGCCCGTCGTCGTCATCTGTGAGTCGCGCCAGCTCGGCGAGCTCCTCGTCGGGTGGGACGACCCCGGCGTGCGGCTCGTGCACGCGATCCACACCGTGCATCTCGAGCCGCCGCATACGCCGGATGCGGCGCTGAACCCGCTGTGGCGCCGCTGGTTCACCCACGCCGAGCGCTTCGACGCAGTCCTGTGGCCCACCGCGTCGCAGGCGTCCGACGTCGCCGCTCGCTTCGGCGCGTCGGACGTGCACGTGGTCGCACCGCACGGGGTCGCGCCCGCCGCATCCGTCGTGCCCGCCGCGCACCGCGTGCCCGGGCGCGTCGCCATGGTGGGACGCCTCGCGCCGGGCAAGCGCGTGGATGCGGCGATCCGGGCGTTCGCGCGCGTTGCCGCCGCGGTCCCCGGCGCGCACCTCGACGTGCACGGCGAGGGCGCCGAGCGGCCGCGGCTGCAGGCGCTCATCGACGAGCTCGGCCTCACCGCACGCGTCGTGCTGCGGGGCCGGAGCGAGGCCGTCGGCCGCGAGCTCGACGCTGCCGCGGTGTACCTGCAGACCTCGGCGTTCGAGGGGCAGGGGCTCGCGCTCGCCGAGGCGCTCAGCCACGGCTGCCCGGCCGTGGTGTGGGACATCCGGTACGGCCCGCGCGACCTCCTCCGGGACGGCGGGGGCATCCTCGTGCCCGACGGCGACGAGCAGGCGCTCGCAGCTGCGGTCATCCGCGTGCTGACGGACGCGGCGCTGCGCACGCGGCTCGCCGACGAAGCGGTCGCGGCGGCCCGCGCCGTCGATCCGGCCCACGCGATGGATGCCCTGGCCGCGGCGGTCCGCGACGTGCTCGCGCGTTCCTCGCGGCGGGCCCGACCGCTCTGA
- a CDS encoding ATP-dependent Clp protease proteolytic subunit — protein sequence MTDDASPRVFGPEARRDLYAQRVLILDGPLDDDNGTLLATQLLALASDDDTADIALWIHSPGGSVPAMLAIRDVMRLIPNDVATLALGLACSAGQFLLSAGTPGKRRALPHARILMHQGSAGIGGSTVDVEVQAGDLRHMRDTVLGLIAADTGQSVARIFEDSLHDRWYTAEEARAYGFIDAVVDDFGQVSPRRRRVPGLGTEVAA from the coding sequence ATGACAGACGACGCCTCTCCCCGCGTGTTCGGCCCCGAGGCCCGACGCGACCTGTACGCGCAACGCGTGCTGATCCTCGACGGCCCGCTCGACGACGACAACGGCACGCTGCTGGCCACGCAGCTGCTCGCCCTCGCGTCGGACGACGACACCGCCGACATCGCGCTGTGGATCCACTCCCCCGGCGGCTCGGTGCCCGCGATGCTCGCGATCCGCGATGTCATGCGGCTGATTCCGAACGACGTCGCGACGCTCGCGCTCGGTCTCGCGTGCAGCGCCGGCCAGTTCCTCCTGTCCGCCGGAACGCCGGGCAAGCGCCGCGCGCTGCCGCACGCGCGCATCCTCATGCATCAGGGTTCGGCGGGCATCGGCGGATCGACCGTGGACGTCGAGGTGCAGGCGGGCGACCTTCGCCACATGCGCGACACGGTGCTCGGCCTCATCGCGGCCGACACCGGACAGAGCGTCGCGCGCATCTTCGAGGACTCGCTGCACGACCGGTGGTACACCGCGGAGGAGGCGCGCGCGTACGGATTCATCGACGCCGTCGTGGACGACTTCGGGCAGGTGAGCCCGCGCCGCCGCCGGGTGCCGGGCCTGGGGACGGAGGTGGCGGCGTGA
- a CDS encoding ATP-dependent Clp protease proteolytic subunit, with amino-acid sequence MSGYTIPNVVAQHPRGDRIMDVYSQLLSERVVYLGTAIDAGVANALIAQLLHLDAESPEREIQLYINCEGGDPAAMLAIYDTMQHVRPAVATTCVGQAVGVGAVLLATGAAGRRAVLPHARVVLHQPAGQARGAIPDLILHADELVRVRGDVEAILARHTGQDAGRLRVDTDRDRIFTAADAVAYGLADTVLTR; translated from the coding sequence GTGAGCGGCTACACCATCCCGAACGTCGTGGCGCAGCATCCGCGCGGCGACCGCATCATGGACGTGTACTCGCAGCTGCTGAGTGAGCGCGTCGTGTACCTCGGCACCGCGATCGACGCGGGCGTCGCGAACGCGCTCATCGCGCAGCTGCTGCACCTCGACGCCGAGAGCCCCGAGCGGGAGATCCAGCTCTACATCAACTGCGAGGGCGGCGACCCGGCCGCGATGCTCGCGATCTACGACACGATGCAGCATGTGCGCCCGGCGGTGGCGACGACGTGCGTCGGCCAGGCCGTCGGCGTCGGGGCGGTGCTCCTGGCGACGGGTGCAGCCGGCCGCCGCGCGGTGCTGCCGCACGCGCGCGTCGTCCTGCACCAGCCCGCGGGGCAGGCGCGCGGTGCGATCCCCGACCTCATCCTCCACGCCGACGAGCTCGTGCGCGTGCGCGGCGACGTGGAGGCGATCCTCGCTCGCCACACCGGGCAGGACGCGGGCCGGCTGCGCGTCGACACCGACCGCGACCGCATCTTCACGGCGGCGGATGCGGTGGCCTACGGGTTGGCGGACACGGTCCTCACGCGCTGA
- a CDS encoding MBL fold metallo-hydrolase, with protein MRLAPGLHRIGNDIVAAYLIVTPEGITLVDAGLPGLYRDLERELAELGRTTADIRGVVLTHGDSDHVGFAERLRRETGVPVFIHAGDATRAQGGAKPKTAMGPWRLGPLLGFFAYAARKGMRAQWLTDVRDIADGDVLDLPGSPTIVALPGHSPGSIAVHSDLVRAVFVGDALTTRHVLTGRVGPAPAPFTDDPDEALASLERIAGIDAEWVLPGHGAPFRGSPADAVQRVRTVSANP; from the coding sequence ATGCGTCTGGCACCCGGCCTGCACCGAATCGGCAACGACATCGTCGCCGCGTATCTCATCGTCACGCCCGAGGGCATCACGCTCGTCGACGCGGGACTGCCCGGGCTCTATCGCGATCTCGAGCGCGAGCTGGCCGAGCTCGGCCGGACGACGGCCGACATCCGCGGCGTCGTCCTGACCCACGGCGACAGCGACCACGTCGGCTTCGCCGAGCGCCTGCGCCGCGAGACCGGCGTGCCGGTGTTCATCCATGCCGGTGACGCCACCCGGGCGCAGGGCGGCGCCAAGCCCAAGACCGCGATGGGGCCGTGGCGCCTCGGTCCCCTGCTCGGCTTCTTCGCGTACGCCGCGCGCAAGGGCATGCGCGCCCAGTGGCTCACCGACGTGCGCGACATCGCCGACGGCGACGTGCTCGACCTGCCCGGCAGCCCGACCATCGTGGCGCTGCCCGGGCACTCGCCGGGAAGCATCGCGGTGCACTCTGACCTCGTGCGAGCGGTGTTCGTCGGCGACGCGCTGACGACTCGGCACGTTCTGACCGGCCGAGTCGGCCCGGCCCCGGCGCCCTTCACGGACGACCCCGACGAGGCGCTCGCATCGCTCGAGCGGATCGCGGGCATCGACGCCGAGTGGGTGCTGCCCGGGCACGGCGCGCCGTTCCGCGGCTCTCCCGCCGACGCCGTTCAGCGCGTGAGGACCGTGTCCGCCAACCCGTAG